Below is a window of Deinococcus fonticola DNA.
TCTCACGGCCCGCATGGCAGGGGCTGGGGGCAGACTTACTCCCGTCCGACCAGCAGGTGGTACAGGACGCTCATGCGGATGGCCTGGCCGTTCTCGACCTGCCGCAGGATGCGGCTGCGTGGGCCGTCGGCAGCCTCGGTGCTGATTTCCAGGTCGCGGTTCATGGGGCCGGGGTGCAGCACGATTGCGCCGCTCTCGGCTTCCCCCATCAGTTTCTCGTTGACCTGGAACTGGTCGGCGTACTCCTGGAGGCTACTCAGGTAACCGCCCGTCATGCGTTCCTGCTGGAGGCGCAGGGCCATGACGGCGTGTGCGCCCCTGACGGCCTCGCGCGGGTCGCTGGTGACAGTCACGCCGGGCAGGGCGGCCAGGTCGGCGGGAAGCAGGGTGGCGGGGCCGCACAGCATGACCTGCGCGCCCAATTTGGGCAGCAGTTCGGCGTTGCTGCGGGCCACGCGGCTGTGGCGCACGTCCCCGATGATGGTGACCTTTTTGCCTTCCAGGCTGCCGTATTCCTGCCGGATGGTGTAGGCGTCGAGCAGGGCCTGAGTGGGGTGGGCGCGGCGTCCGTCGCCGGCGTTGATGACGGGTTTGCCGGTGTAGCGGGCGACCAGGTGCGCGGCGCCGCTGGCGTGGTGGCGCACTACGTAGGCGTCCACCTTGTATTGCGTCAGGACTTCCACCGTGTCACGCAGGCTCTCGCCCTTGCTGACGCTGCTGCTGCCGGCAGCGAAGGTGAACACGTCGGCGCTCATGCGGCGGGCGGCCAGTTCGAAGCTGGTGCGGGTGCGGGTGCTGTTCTCGAAAAACGCCAGGCACACCGTCTGGCCTTGCAGCGCCGGAACCTTCTTCACCGGCCGGTCGAGCACCTGAAGCATGGTGTCGGCGTTGTCCAGCAGTGCCGTCAGGCGTTCGGGCGTCCACTCCTGGAAGTCCAGCAGGTGGCGGGGGCGGGGCGTGTGGGGTGTGGGGCTCGTCATTTAATGTCCTCCAGATCCCACAGTTCCACGATGTCCACACCGTCCGTTTCCTGCAATTTCACCTTCACGACCTCATGCCGGGCGGTGGGCAGGTTTTTTGCCACGTAGTCGGCGCGAATGGGCAACTCACGGTGCCCCCGGTCGATCAGGACGGCCAGTTGAATGCCCTCGGGGCGGCCCAGGTCGATCAGCGCGTCCAGCGCCGCGCGAACGGTGCGGCCGGTGTACAGCACGTCATCCACCAGAATCACGCGGCGGTGCGCGATATCGAACGGCACGCGCGTTTCGCGGATGATCGGCTGGTGCGCCACTTCCGAGAGGTCGTCGCGGTAAAGCGTGATGTCCAGCATGCCCATGGGCACTTCAACGCCCTCGAGTTCACTGAGTTTCTGCGCCAGGCGCTCGGCCAGCGGAAGGCCGCGCGTGTGAATGCCGATGATGGCGAGGCTCTCGGCGCCCTTGTTGCGCTCGACGATCTCGTGCGCGATGCGGGTCAGGCCGCGCCGCAATTCGTCGGCGGTCAGGATGGTGGCTTTGGGGTCAGCCACGGCGCGCCTCCTGCGGGGCGGGGGCCATAAAAAAACGCCCGTGCAGCGCGTGCTGACGGTTCCGATGTGCTTCTTGCATACCTACTCCTTCTCTTGCCTCACTGGGCCTGCCTCTCTGGGCGGGTGCAGCCTCACGGGACTGCGGAGAGATGGACTTTCTGTTTTGCCGGGGCCGTGTTGCCCGGGCCGCTCCAGAGTGTAGCAGGCGGCAAAGTCAGTGGGGACGGTCAAGCCCGGGAGTGTCCAGCCCAGGTAGGACGCGCTGAGGGCTGCTGTTGTCAGTTTCAGGCAATGGGCCACAGGTCACCAAGATAAACACGCACTAAACTTGACACAATAAGACTCAGGTTTTACTATAGATATATCTGAGTGCAAGGCGCTCAAGTTTCATCTCAGGAGGTACATCAGATGATGCGATTTGATCCTTTCCGTGAAATCGAAGAACTGGCCCAGCGCATGGATCGCGGCTTTACCGGCAACAGCAGTGTGGCCCGTTTCAGCCCGCCCGTGGACATTCACGAGGACGAGCAGGGCCTGGAACTGACCCTCGATCTGCCAGGCGTGTCCCCCGACACCCTGAACATCGAAGCCGAGAACAGCACCCTGACCGTGCAGGCCGAGCGCAAGTACAGCCGCGTGGAGGGCAAGACCGCCCACCGCGTCGAACGCGCTTACGGCACATTTACCCGCACCTTCAGCATTCCCACCAAGTACGACCTGAGCAAAGTCGAAGCCGACTTCGACCACGGCACCCTGACCCTGAAAGTCCCGCGCAGTGAAGCCGCCCAGAAGCGCAGCATCACCGTGCGCACTGGCGGTCAGGCCAGCCAGCCGAAGACGGTCGAGGCCGACGCACAGAGCTGATTCGCCTCTGGTCTCCCGGTATAGAGAAAGCCCCCCGTCACGCATGCGGGGGTTTTTTCATGTTTGCTTTCAGGGGGCGGCGCTGGCCAGGTGCAGGTGATCTGTCCGGGCGATGTCCACCGCCAGGGTCTCCCGGGTAATGGGGTCGACCTGCAGGACGCTGTAAGCCGTATTGCGGTGCTCGGTCGTCCGCGAAGCCCAGCTGGCCCCGTAGTCGAGGTTCAGCAACGTGGCCAGCAGGCCCGTGATGGCGACGCCGTGGGAGACGAGAATCAC
It encodes the following:
- a CDS encoding aspartate carbamoyltransferase catalytic subunit, with translation MTSPTPHTPRPRHLLDFQEWTPERLTALLDNADTMLQVLDRPVKKVPALQGQTVCLAFFENSTRTRTSFELAARRMSADVFTFAAGSSSVSKGESLRDTVEVLTQYKVDAYVVRHHASGAAHLVARYTGKPVINAGDGRRAHPTQALLDAYTIRQEYGSLEGKKVTIIGDVRHSRVARSNAELLPKLGAQVMLCGPATLLPADLAALPGVTVTSDPREAVRGAHAVMALRLQQERMTGGYLSSLQEYADQFQVNEKLMGEAESGAIVLHPGPMNRDLEISTEAADGPRSRILRQVENGQAIRMSVLYHLLVGRE
- the pyrR gene encoding bifunctional pyr operon transcriptional regulator/uracil phosphoribosyltransferase PyrR, encoding MADPKATILTADELRRGLTRIAHEIVERNKGAESLAIIGIHTRGLPLAERLAQKLSELEGVEVPMGMLDITLYRDDLSEVAHQPIIRETRVPFDIAHRRVILVDDVLYTGRTVRAALDALIDLGRPEGIQLAVLIDRGHRELPIRADYVAKNLPTARHEVVKVKLQETDGVDIVELWDLEDIK
- a CDS encoding Hsp20/alpha crystallin family protein, with protein sequence MMRFDPFREIEELAQRMDRGFTGNSSVARFSPPVDIHEDEQGLELTLDLPGVSPDTLNIEAENSTLTVQAERKYSRVEGKTAHRVERAYGTFTRTFSIPTKYDLSKVEADFDHGTLTLKVPRSEAAQKRSITVRTGGQASQPKTVEADAQS